The sequence GGCCCCAGCGTCACGCGCACCGCGTCGGCGAGCTTGTCTACGCCCGCTTCCAATGCGCGACGTGCGGTTTCGTCGTACTCAATCAGCTTGCTCATGGATGTCTTTCCCTAGTTACGCATGCCGCCCCGGAGATCACCCGTACAGACGGGGATTTCCGGGGCGGAACACGGGTGCTTACTTGTTGACGACGGCCAGCACGTCGCGGGCCGACAGGATCAGGTACTCCTCGCCGTTGTACTTGATCTCGGTGCCGCCGTACTTGCTGTAGATGACGGTGTCGCCCTCGGCAACGTCCAGGGGGATGCGCTTCTCGCCCTCGTCGTCCCAGCGGCCGGGGCCAACTGCGACGACGGTGCCTTCCTGCGGCTTCTCCTTGGCGGTGTCGGGGATGACCAGACCGGAAGCGGTCGTGGTCTCGGCCTCGTTGGCCTGAACGAGGATCTTGTCCTCGAGTGGCTTGATGTTCACGCTCGCCACGATGGAGCCCTCCAGTGGTTCGGGTAGTAGATCCGGGGCCAGGCCCCGGATCTAGAGATTCCAGTGTTACCAGGTGTTCGGCATAGCGTCCGTGCCCAAGCGCCGTCGTCGCGGGTGCCGGCACGTGGGTTGGCCGCCTGCCACCTAGCACTCTATACATGAGAGTGCTAGCACTCAAGGCCACCCTACTGCCTAATTGTCGAAGGCCGCCGGGTCGATGCTCAGATGAGCCGACACATCGCCCACCATCTGGACCTCGACCCTGCGTTCGGTGAAGTGCCAGCCGGAATCGTCGCAGGTGAAACGGTCGAAATAACGCCCGACCACGATCGGCTGCAGCGGGACCGTCTCGGTGTCCTGCACGACGCAGAACGTCGAACGTGCCTGGGCGGTGTCGCCGTCCACCTCCACGATCGGGTTGAGCACCAGGTGCCGGGTCCGCGGGGTGTTGCCGTGCTCCGGATAACGACGGGTGGTCGACGCGAACAGCTTGGTGATGTTCTCCGCCCCGGCCACGCCCTGCGGGCCGGACCCGCCGAAGGTCGCCCGCGTGAGCAGCTGCCCGACCCCATCGAAGTCCCCGGCGTCGATCAGCTCGGCATAGCGGTACAGCAGCTCGGTGACGGCCAGCTTGTCCGCCGCGTCGCCGCCGCTCACGCGACCTGCCCCTGCACCACCGGCAGGCCCGGGTCGCTGGCGACATCCAGCGGCGACGGCGTCGCACCCGCGGCGATCAGGTGGGCCGCGAACGACGCGATCATCGCGCCGTTGTCCGTGCACAGCCGCGGCCGCGGGATGCGTAACGTCAGCCCGGCGGCCGCGCAGCGCTCCTCGGCCAGCTCGCGCAACCGCGAATTGGCCGCCACCCCACCGGCGATCAGCAGCGTCTTGACCCCGAGGTCGGTGGCGGCGCGGACGGCCTTGAGGGTCAGCACGTCGGCGACGGCCTCCTGGAAACCCGCCGCCACGTCGGCCCGCGCGGCGTCGGGGTGGCTCTCGACGTAGCGGGCCACCGCGGTCTTGAGCCCGGAGAAACTGAAGCCGTACGGGTCGTCGCGCGGGCCGGTCATGCCGCGGGGGAAGACGATCGCGTCGCGGTCACCGGTGCGGGCCAGGTCATCGAGCACCTTGCCGCCCGGATAGCCGAGGCCGAGCAGCCGCGCCACCTTGTCGTAGGCCTCCCCGGCCGCGTCATCGACCGTGCTGCCGAGTTCGATGATCGGCTCGCCCAGCGACCGCACGTGCAGCAGGTTGGTGTGCCCGCCCGAGACCAGCAGCCCCACGCACTCCGGCAGCGGGCCGTGGTCGTAGACGTCGGCGGCCAGATGCCCACCCAGATGGTTGACCGCGTAGAACGGCACCTGCCAGGCCGCCGAATAAGCCTTGGCCGCAGCGACTCCCACCAGCAACGCCCCCGCCAGCCCGGGGCCGATGGTGGCCGCGACGACGTCGGGTTTGGTGACGCCCGCCGCCTGCAGCGCGCGCCGCATCGTCGGGCCGAGCGCCTCCAGATGGGCCCGCGAGGCGATCTCGGGGACGACGCCGCCGAACCGGGCGTGTTCGTCGACGCTGGAGGCCACCTCGTCGGCGAGCAACGTCACGGTGCCGTCGGCATCGAGTTGAGCGATGCCGACGCCGGTTTCGTCGCAGGAACTTTCGATGGCCAGGATGACGGTCATGATGGATCTCGTCTCATCGTATAGGCGTCGGCGCCGCTGACACGGTAGTAGCGCTTGCGCACCCCCACGATGACGAACCCCAAGCTCTCGTACAGCTTGATGGCCGCCGCGTTGTCCGTACGGACTTCGAGGAAGACCGTTGCTCCCGAGGCGATCTCGAGCAACCTCGTGACCAGCTGCCTGCCGATGCCTTGACCCTGGTATGCCGGGTCGACGCCCACGGTGTGGATCTCGTACTCGTAGGGCCGCTTTCGGCCGAGGCGCGCGATGCCGGCATAGCCGACGAGTTTGTCGTCGGCGCGTGCCGCCACGTAATGGATGTGTTTGGCGGCCAGTTCGGCCAGAAACGCTCGCGCCGGCCAGGGGTCGTCGCCCTCGAACAGCTGCGCCTCCAGCTCGGCACACCGCGCCGCGTCCAGGGGCGTCAGCTTCCCGTAATCGACGCTCATCGGGCGCCCGCAGGCGGTTTGGCGTCGGGGCGGCGCAGGTAGAGCGGGACCAGCGGCGCCGGTTCGGCCGACCAGTCCGCGACGGCCCGCACCAGCCCCGTGGGGGTCGGATACCGCGGGGGCTCGGCCAACGCCTCGGCCGCACCGGACACGTCGGCGGGAGCGTTGACGGCCGGGCCGGCCACCCGCACCCCGTCGCGGTAGCGCGCCCAGTACACCTCGCGGCGCCGGGCGTCGGTGACGACCAGCACCTCGCCGGTGGTCTCGATGCCGATGGCGTCCAGGCTGCACACGCCGTGCACCGGCACCCCAAGGGCATGGCCGAAGGCCGCCGCGGTCGCCATCCCGACCCGCAGCCCGGTGAACGGTCCCGGGCCGCAGCCCACCACGATCGCGTCCAGCTCGTCGAACGTGACCTGCGCGTCGGCCAAGGCGTCGACGACGTTGGGGGTCAGGCGCTCGGCGTGCGCGCGGGCGTCGACGGTCACCCGCTGGCCCAAAATCCGCGCCGAAATAGCATTCCGGGTTGCTGATTCGTGGTCTCGACGACCTGGAATGCTATTTCGCGGGAGCTCGACGCGCAGCACACCAGCGGTGACGGCCGGGGTCGCGGTGTCGATGGCCAGAACCAGCATGCTCACGGTGCGCTCCACTCCCACACCGCCGTTCGCGTCTCGCCCGCCGAGCCGCGTTCCAGCCGCACGTCGAGATGGCTGTCGGAGAGCCGTTCGGCCACCCCTTCACCCCACTCGACCACCACGACGGCGTCTTCGAGGTCGGTGTCGAGGTCCAGCGAGTCCAGTTCAGCGAGCAGGTCCACCGACGGCTGATCCAGCAGCCGGTACAGGTCGACGTGAATCATCGCCGGTGCTCCGGGCTTTCGCGCACGGTGCACCCTGGCGAGCACGAACGTCGGCGAGATGACCGGGCCCTCGACATCCATTGCCTGTGCGATTCCCTTGGCCAGCACCGTTTTCCCGGCGCCCAGTGGTCCCGACAACACCACCACGTCACCTGCCCGCAGCTGCGCGCCCAGCCGCGCCCCCAGCGCGACGGTGTCCTCCGCGGTGGGCAACTGCGCTGTGCCCGGCGTTCGTTCAGTCATTGCGGACCCGTTCGCGCACCCGCCGGCCGAGCGCAACCAGCTTGGACGGCGTCGCCCGCTCGACCAACCGCACCAACGCGTCGTCGATGAGGTCGGGCCGTTCGAGCTGCACCAGATGCCCCGCGCCTGGCACGATCACCAGTTCGGATTTCTGCAGCGCGTCCGCCATGTGTTCGGAGTACTCCTTCGGGGTGAGGAGGTCTCGGTCACCGCAGGCGACCAGCGCGGGAATCTTGGCCAGCGTGGCCAGCCCCGCGGTTTCGTCGTGAACCTCGAGCGCGTGCAGGAACTCCACCACCGTCGCGATCGGCGTGCCGTGCATCATCTGCTCGGAGAACGCCACGACGCTCGGGCTGATCGCCTCGTCACCGTAGGAACCCGCCCGCAGGATCGGCCCGACCACCGACTTGGCGAGGCCGCGGGTGCGGTGCACGGCTTCCGGCGCGTAGCGCACGGCGAAACGCACCGCCTCCAGCGCCGGGTTCTTCAGGATCTCACCGAGCGGCGAGCGCGGAACCCCTTCCGCGGCGGAGGAGATCAGCGCGACGCCCACAATGCGCGTCGGATACCGCTGCGGAAACTGGCGGGCGTGGGACAACACGGTCATCCCACCCATCGAATGACCGACCAGTACCACGGGCCCGCGCGGCGCCATCACCGCAAGGACGGCCTCCAGGTCTCTGCCCAGTTGGGTGACCGTGTAGTCCTCGGGCGAGGATTCCTCGGACCCGCCGTGGCCGCGCTGGTCGTAGAACACCATGCGCACCTGGTCGCCCCATTGCGCGGTGAGCCGGGCGCGCTGAAAGTGGAAGGCGCCCATGCGTAGACAGAAGCCGTGCGCGAAGACGACGGTCAGAAACGCATCTTTGGGTCCGACCTCGCGCACGGCCAGCGACACCCCGTCGGGTGTGGTCACCACGTAGCTGCGGTCGGCGTCGAGCAGGGTGAAGTCCTCGTACGCGTACGGATCGTCGGCGCTGAGCCGCCGGCGCAGTGAACGGGCGACCGAGAAACCGGCAGCCGTGCCCACCGCGCTCAGGCCCGCCGCACCGGCCAGCCAGCGAGCAGCCGCACCACTGTCATGCGGTGGCTCGATTTCGTTGTCCGTCAACGATTCTTGCCTATCTGCCGACCACCGCGATAGGTCCGGACCACACGCCCGCGCGGGCTGGTGACCACCTCGTAGTTGATGGTCCCCAGGAGATCGGCCCAATCCTGGGCGGTGGGTTCGCCCTGGGTGCCCGGCCCGAACAGTATCGCCTCGTCGCCTTCGGACACGTCGGCGTCGGGACCGAGGTCCACCACGAACTGGTCCATGCAGATCCGCCCGACATTGCGCCGCAACCGACCGTTGATCAGCACGTCGATCCGCCCACTCAGCACCCGGAAGACCCCGTCGGCATATCCGATCGGCAGCAGTCCCAGCGTAGTGTCGCGCTCAGCGATCCAGGTGTGACCGTAGGACACTCCGTCACCGGCCTTGATCGAACGAACCATCGCCACAGGGCATTTCAGTGTCATCGCCGGGCGCAGGCCCATGTCGCCGCGTTCGGGGATCGGGGTCTGCCCGTACACGGCGATCCCCGGGCGCACGATGTCGAAGGCCAAATCGGGGCGCGTCAGCGCGGCAGGCGAATTGCTCAGGTGGGCGATCTCGAACGGCACGCCCTGTTCCCGCGCGGAGCGCAGCATCTCGGTCAGACGCTCGCCCTGCTGGCTGTTGAGGGGATGATCCGGATCGTCGCCGTGCACCAGATGCGACATCAGGCCCCGCACCCGCACCGCGCCGTCGACCTGCGCGCGCTTCAACGCGGCAAGCAGCGCGGGATAGCCGCATGCACTGCTGCCGTTGCGGCTCAGCCCGGTGTCGACCTTGACGGTGACAGTCGCGGTGACGCCGGTGCGTCCGACCGCGTCGAGCACCTCGTCGAGCTGGCGCACCGATGACACCCCGATCTCGACATCGGCGCTCAGCGCAGGCGCGAAGTCGGTGCCGGGGGGATGCAGCCAGGCCAGCACGGGCGCGGTGACCCCGTCGCGCCGCAGCGCCAGCGCCTCCCCGACGGTGGCGACGCCGAGTTCGGCGGCCCCGGCGGCCAGGGCGGCCGCGGCGACCTCGGTGGCGCCATGACCGTAGCCGTCGGCCTTGACGATGGCCATCACCTGCGCGGATCCGGCACGCTCGCGCAGCAGCCGAACGTTATGGGCGATGGCGTCGAGATCCACCACCGCCTCGGCGGGCGCCACGGTGGAGGTCGTCGACTCGGTCGTGTGAATGGTCACTACGGCCGATTGTCCCAGACCGGCTCGGTGGGGCGCGAAACCTCAGTGCGCGAAGGGCTGCATGCTGTTGAAGTGCCCGCCCGGCTTGAGCTCGTCGAGACTGCTCAAAACGGTGGTCAGATCGTCGCGCAGCGCACGGGCCAGGTCGGCGGAGAAGCCCTCCCGCACCACGATGCGCAGCACCGCGACGTCGGTCGCGTTCTCCGGCATGGTGTAGGCCGGCACCTGCCAGCCGTAGGCGCGCAGGGTGTGTGAGACGTCGAACTCGGTGTAGCCGAAATCACCCGCCAGCTTGAAGCTGACGACCGGGATCGCCGAACCGTCGGTGATCACCTCGAAGTGCTCGCTCTCGCGAAGCTGGTCACCGAGCCAGCGCGCGGTCTGCGACAGGCTCTGCATGACCTGGCCGTATCCCGCGCGGCCGAGGCGCAGGAAGTTGTAGTACTGACCGACCACCTGGTTGCCGGGCCGGGAGAAGTTCAGCGTGAACGTCGGCATGTCGCCGCCGAGGTAGTTGACCCGGAAGACGAGATCCTCGGGCAGGTGCTCGGCGCTGCGCCACACCACAAAGCCGATGCCCGGGTACGTCAGGCCGTATTTGTGGCCGCTGACGTTGATCGACACCACCCTGGGCAGCCGGAAGTCCCACTCCAGGTCCGGATGCAAGAACGGCAC comes from Mycolicibacterium pulveris and encodes:
- the groES gene encoding co-chaperone GroES encodes the protein MASVNIKPLEDKILVQANEAETTTASGLVIPDTAKEKPQEGTVVAVGPGRWDDEGEKRIPLDVAEGDTVIYSKYGGTEIKYNGEEYLILSARDVLAVVNK
- a CDS encoding nuclear transport factor 2 family protein, whose protein sequence is MSGGDAADKLAVTELLYRYAELIDAGDFDGVGQLLTRATFGGSGPQGVAGAENITKLFASTTRRYPEHGNTPRTRHLVLNPIVEVDGDTAQARSTFCVVQDTETVPLQPIVVGRYFDRFTCDDSGWHFTERRVEVQMVGDVSAHLSIDPAAFDN
- the tsaD gene encoding tRNA (adenosine(37)-N6)-threonylcarbamoyltransferase complex transferase subunit TsaD, with the translated sequence MTVILAIESSCDETGVGIAQLDADGTVTLLADEVASSVDEHARFGGVVPEIASRAHLEALGPTMRRALQAAGVTKPDVVAATIGPGLAGALLVGVAAAKAYSAAWQVPFYAVNHLGGHLAADVYDHGPLPECVGLLVSGGHTNLLHVRSLGEPIIELGSTVDDAAGEAYDKVARLLGLGYPGGKVLDDLARTGDRDAIVFPRGMTGPRDDPYGFSFSGLKTAVARYVESHPDAARADVAAGFQEAVADVLTLKAVRAATDLGVKTLLIAGGVAANSRLRELAEERCAAAGLTLRIPRPRLCTDNGAMIASFAAHLIAAGATPSPLDVASDPGLPVVQGQVA
- the rimI gene encoding ribosomal protein S18-alanine N-acetyltransferase, with the protein product MSVDYGKLTPLDAARCAELEAQLFEGDDPWPARAFLAELAAKHIHYVAARADDKLVGYAGIARLGRKRPYEYEIHTVGVDPAYQGQGIGRQLVTRLLEIASGATVFLEVRTDNAAAIKLYESLGFVIVGVRKRYYRVSGADAYTMRRDPS
- the tsaB gene encoding tRNA (adenosine(37)-N6)-threonylcarbamoyltransferase complex dimerization subunit type 1 TsaB, with amino-acid sequence MSMLVLAIDTATPAVTAGVLRVELPRNSIPGRRDHESATRNAISARILGQRVTVDARAHAERLTPNVVDALADAQVTFDELDAIVVGCGPGPFTGLRVGMATAAAFGHALGVPVHGVCSLDAIGIETTGEVLVVTDARRREVYWARYRDGVRVAGPAVNAPADVSGAAEALAEPPRYPTPTGLVRAVADWSAEPAPLVPLYLRRPDAKPPAGAR
- the tsaE gene encoding tRNA (adenosine(37)-N6)-threonylcarbamoyltransferase complex ATPase subunit type 1 TsaE produces the protein MTERTPGTAQLPTAEDTVALGARLGAQLRAGDVVVLSGPLGAGKTVLAKGIAQAMDVEGPVISPTFVLARVHRARKPGAPAMIHVDLYRLLDQPSVDLLAELDSLDLDTDLEDAVVVVEWGEGVAERLSDSHLDVRLERGSAGETRTAVWEWSAP
- a CDS encoding alpha/beta fold hydrolase, which gives rise to MTDNEIEPPHDSGAAARWLAGAAGLSAVGTAAGFSVARSLRRRLSADDPYAYEDFTLLDADRSYVVTTPDGVSLAVREVGPKDAFLTVVFAHGFCLRMGAFHFQRARLTAQWGDQVRMVFYDQRGHGGSEESSPEDYTVTQLGRDLEAVLAVMAPRGPVVLVGHSMGGMTVLSHARQFPQRYPTRIVGVALISSAAEGVPRSPLGEILKNPALEAVRFAVRYAPEAVHRTRGLAKSVVGPILRAGSYGDEAISPSVVAFSEQMMHGTPIATVVEFLHALEVHDETAGLATLAKIPALVACGDRDLLTPKEYSEHMADALQKSELVIVPGAGHLVQLERPDLIDDALVRLVERATPSKLVALGRRVRERVRND
- the alr gene encoding alanine racemase, with amino-acid sequence MHTTESTTSTVAPAEAVVDLDAIAHNVRLLRERAGSAQVMAIVKADGYGHGATEVAAAALAAGAAELGVATVGEALALRRDGVTAPVLAWLHPPGTDFAPALSADVEIGVSSVRQLDEVLDAVGRTGVTATVTVKVDTGLSRNGSSACGYPALLAALKRAQVDGAVRVRGLMSHLVHGDDPDHPLNSQQGERLTEMLRSAREQGVPFEIAHLSNSPAALTRPDLAFDIVRPGIAVYGQTPIPERGDMGLRPAMTLKCPVAMVRSIKAGDGVSYGHTWIAERDTTLGLLPIGYADGVFRVLSGRIDVLINGRLRRNVGRICMDQFVVDLGPDADVSEGDEAILFGPGTQGEPTAQDWADLLGTINYEVVTSPRGRVVRTYRGGRQIGKNR